One window of the Deferribacterota bacterium genome contains the following:
- a CDS encoding acyl-CoA dehydrogenase family protein, with protein MDFQLNEDQKLFRDSIREFLEKEILPIEKEKEPLGKPLTHDEVVNVVKKFRKVGISSDIDDIKWIASDLTLFGILSEEMGRVAPGTCTPLIYSIAIPALIQFLPDGMEIKERLLPKIKRSEILATYSLTEPNAGSDNKAMTTTAVLDGDEYVINGRKTWATVGPISDLCLLVAKNEKGEQEMFLIDRERSPYESSELGHMGIRTCSTGELFFDDCRVPKENNLTNIMTKMLSSDKTKISSRMLNLFSTITPVSLVLAVLRTGMAMLSTGISQACLEASVNYAKERVQFGRPIGKFQLIQEMIYKIATITETSRLLGYKALNLLSRGDTEFRKASSMAKAYACKEVVKAASYAIEIHGGIGLSDELPVEKYFRDARMMSIPDGTTNINKLIVGREILGPGFSAYV; from the coding sequence ATGGATTTTCAGCTAAATGAAGACCAAAAACTATTTAGGGATAGTATTCGAGAATTTTTGGAGAAAGAGATACTTCCAATAGAAAAAGAAAAAGAACCATTGGGCAAACCATTGACACACGATGAAGTGGTAAATGTTGTAAAGAAATTCAGAAAGGTAGGTATCAGTTCGGATATCGATGATATAAAGTGGATTGCAAGTGATTTGACACTTTTTGGGATTTTATCAGAGGAGATGGGACGAGTGGCTCCAGGTACGTGTACACCCTTGATATATTCTATTGCAATTCCAGCATTGATCCAGTTTCTACCAGATGGAATGGAGATAAAAGAGAGGCTCCTTCCGAAGATAAAGAGGTCAGAGATCTTGGCAACATATTCTTTGACTGAACCAAATGCTGGTTCAGATAATAAGGCCATGACGACAACAGCTGTTTTAGATGGAGACGAGTATGTTATCAACGGTCGCAAAACATGGGCAACGGTTGGCCCAATCTCAGATCTATGTCTATTAGTTGCGAAGAATGAAAAGGGAGAACAGGAGATGTTTCTTATCGATAGAGAGCGGTCTCCATATGAATCTAGTGAACTGGGTCACATGGGAATTCGAACATGTTCTACTGGAGAGCTTTTCTTTGATGACTGCCGTGTTCCAAAGGAGAATAATCTGACAAATATAATGACTAAGATGTTGTCGAGTGATAAGACCAAGATATCATCAAGGATGTTGAATTTATTTTCAACGATAACACCTGTATCTCTTGTATTAGCAGTACTAAGGACAGGAATGGCAATGTTATCAACAGGTATCTCTCAAGCATGTCTCGAGGCATCAGTAAATTATGCAAAGGAAAGGGTGCAGTTTGGAAGACCAATCGGTAAGTTCCAGCTGATTCAGGAGATGATCTATAAGATTGCAACGATAACTGAGACGTCGCGCCTTCTTGGATATAAGGCATTGAATCTTTTATCTAGAGGGGATACGGAGTTTCGTAAAGCATCTTCGATGGCTAAGGCATATGCCTGCAAAGAGGTGGTTAAGGCAGCATCTTATGCAATAGAGATCCACGGTGGGATAGGTCTCTCAGATGAATTACCGGTAGAAAAATACTTTAGGGATGCAAGAATGATGTCTATCCCAGATGGTACGACTAATATAAACAAATTGATTGTGGGGCGTGAGATTCTTGGACCAGGATTCTCTGCATATGTATAA
- a CDS encoding class I adenylate-forming enzyme family protein produces MILVSQEQIKKYEDEGVWIKKTLLDTFKENVRENPDRLALIDPPNKEQLVGLKPERLTYQELDKAIDAVATALLDRGVKKDDIIVAQLPNICELAMLYLAVSRAGGILSPLPVQWREKELRYILNLTKSRYFISVEEFHRFKHLEMGKKLQSVTNLQHLISLEELKNMTKGQVKKDELNRIKIDANDVFNIEWTSGTEAEPKGCPMSHNNWRYACNGVSKACLLEKGDTILCLAPLVNMTAIGVNFMPWLAVSGTFVLHHPIDPVVLIKQIIEEKVNFTIVVPAILNGILKHPDVDKFDFSSIRSLASGSAPLSLFALKEFKRRWGIELINIWGQNEGTGTVSGPLTTPELEKRVDMFPRFTKKIKWGIDPVIDATETKIVDTVTGEELSNPGDVGELLWKGPFTIPCYFNQPDFTEKAFEPDGFFHTGDLFMIRDDRYMSFFDRKKDIIIRGGFNISAQEVENILLEYPKIQDVAAIPMPDEIMGEKVCVYVVPKGGETITLEEITSFMKEQGVTTYKLPERLEIIDEIPRNPVGKILKQRLKEDIRRRLAKK; encoded by the coding sequence ATGATTTTAGTAAGCCAAGAACAGATAAAAAAATATGAAGATGAAGGGGTTTGGATAAAGAAGACCTTGTTGGATACCTTTAAGGAGAATGTACGAGAAAATCCTGATAGGTTGGCATTAATAGATCCACCAAACAAGGAGCAACTAGTAGGACTAAAACCAGAAAGGCTTACCTACCAAGAATTAGATAAGGCTATAGATGCAGTAGCTACAGCGTTGTTAGATAGGGGTGTAAAAAAAGATGATATTATAGTAGCACAATTGCCAAATATCTGTGAGTTGGCTATGCTCTATCTTGCAGTCTCTAGAGCAGGGGGAATTCTTTCTCCTTTACCTGTACAATGGAGGGAGAAAGAGTTGAGGTATATACTCAATCTAACAAAGTCAAGGTATTTCATATCTGTAGAAGAATTTCATAGATTCAAACATCTTGAGATGGGAAAGAAATTGCAATCTGTAACTAATCTTCAGCATTTAATCTCCTTAGAAGAGCTAAAAAATATGACTAAGGGGCAAGTAAAAAAAGATGAGCTTAATAGGATAAAAATAGATGCAAATGACGTGTTTAATATCGAGTGGACATCTGGTACTGAGGCAGAACCAAAAGGTTGCCCCATGAGTCACAACAATTGGAGATATGCATGCAATGGAGTTTCAAAGGCATGTCTACTGGAAAAGGGTGATACTATACTCTGCCTTGCTCCACTAGTAAACATGACAGCTATTGGTGTAAATTTTATGCCTTGGCTAGCAGTGTCCGGCACCTTTGTTTTGCATCATCCAATTGACCCAGTGGTTCTCATTAAACAAATAATAGAAGAAAAAGTTAATTTTACTATTGTAGTTCCAGCGATTTTAAATGGAATCTTAAAGCACCCCGATGTTGATAAATTTGATTTTAGCAGTATAAGATCTTTGGCTAGTGGTTCAGCTCCTCTTTCGCTTTTTGCTTTAAAGGAATTTAAGAGAAGATGGGGGATAGAGTTGATAAATATATGGGGGCAGAACGAAGGGACAGGCACTGTTAGCGGACCACTTACTACCCCAGAACTAGAAAAGAGAGTGGATATGTTTCCTCGATTTACAAAGAAGATAAAGTGGGGTATTGATCCCGTAATAGATGCAACTGAGACAAAAATTGTTGATACAGTAACTGGAGAAGAGTTATCAAATCCTGGCGATGTAGGCGAATTGCTCTGGAAAGGACCCTTTACAATTCCTTGCTACTTTAATCAGCCTGATTTCACTGAGAAAGCCTTTGAACCTGATGGTTTCTTCCATACAGGCGACCTATTCATGATTAGGGATGATAGATATATGAGCTTCTTTGATCGTAAGAAAGATATAATTATCCGTGGTGGTTTTAACATTAGCGCACAGGAGGTAGAGAATATTTTATTGGAGTATCCAAAAATACAAGATGTTGCAGCTATCCCTATGCCTGATGAGATAATGGGTGAAAAAGTATGTGTCTATGTGGTGCCCAAGGGTGGTGAGACGATTACTTTAGAAGAGATAACCTCTTTTATGAAAGAACAAGGGGTTACAACATATAAGTTGCCAGAAAGGTTAGAGATTATAGATGAGATACCAAGAAATCCTGTTGGTAAGATCCTCAAACAAAGATTAAAGGAAGATATAAGGAGAAGATTAGCTAAAAAATGA
- a CDS encoding AMP-binding protein: MNSLNENLVRRAVLGDGLRRSSLRYPNKDALIYYYSDGKNVRYTYKRLNEKVNRVANGLLNRGVGKGDKISVISHNSPEVVVLSYALLKIGALYTPLNFMLGASDIERLINFSGAKLFFFVCLFYS; this comes from the coding sequence ATGAATAGTTTAAATGAGAATTTAGTAAGGAGAGCTGTTTTGGGGGATGGATTAAGGAGGTCTTCTTTGAGATATCCTAACAAGGATGCCCTCATTTACTATTACTCTGATGGAAAAAATGTGAGGTATACATATAAGCGATTAAATGAAAAAGTAAATAGAGTTGCAAATGGTTTATTAAATAGGGGTGTAGGCAAGGGAGACAAGATTTCTGTTATATCTCATAATTCTCCAGAGGTGGTTGTATTAAGTTATGCTCTTTTAAAAATTGGCGCTTTATATACTCCTTTGAATTTTATGCTTGGAGCTTCTGATATCGAAAGATTAATTAATTTTTCTGGTGCTAAACTTTTCTTTTTTGTCTGTCTTTTTTATTCTTAG
- a CDS encoding radical SAM protein yields the protein MRVLLINTPYALEENIVPPLSLAYLAGTLEREGIEVQILDFLVSRYSLSKLRQKLSEYKPHLVGATCTTLTYKVASRILKACKDFDLDIVTVIGGPHVSFMIDDTLISAPWIDVVAIGEGDRTLVELVRVIEGSRDLRKVDGIAFREEGVVVRTDPRPYIEDLDKLPLPARYLLPMAKYRALGCSITMITSRGCPYNCIFCSANAMFGKRVRFRDPGLVVDEIEMLDRDFDFLQINIVDDTFTANHKHAGQVCEEILRRNIRTKWSAYARVDTMTKELAELMKRAGCTWVVFGVESADEGILKTIKKGITLDKVRSGVKIATEAGIKVFNSFIFGLPGETPDTARKSMSFAKELEYKYGASFGFHILAPMPGTVIYERAKEYGIRFLTRNWEHYDANRVVTEIPTISVQMVNEAMAIYNQNVEIAQQEIKRRAKEGDSDYIAMVLGQEKQEFIWNLIKHDVLDGLGKITLAKEFDLSEAEAELSRRISLKLKRPIEIVQRQISELLKEGLLQLQPDGDGLKWLWSDGRRPGLH from the coding sequence ATGCGTGTATTGCTTATTAACACTCCCTATGCTTTAGAGGAGAATATAGTTCCTCCACTCTCGCTTGCTTACCTTGCTGGTACTCTAGAGAGGGAGGGTATTGAGGTTCAAATTCTCGATTTCCTGGTTTCCCGCTACAGTTTATCTAAGCTAAGACAAAAACTTTCTGAATATAAGCCCCATCTTGTCGGTGCTACCTGTACTACCCTTACTTATAAGGTTGCCTCTAGGATACTAAAAGCATGCAAGGACTTCGATTTAGATATAGTAACGGTTATTGGTGGTCCCCACGTTAGTTTTATGATTGATGATACACTTATTAGCGCTCCCTGGATCGATGTGGTTGCTATTGGCGAGGGCGACAGGACCCTGGTAGAATTGGTCAGGGTGATAGAGGGAAGCAGAGATCTTCGCAAAGTGGATGGCATTGCCTTTAGAGAGGAAGGAGTGGTTGTGAGAACAGATCCGCGACCTTATATTGAGGACCTTGATAAATTGCCACTGCCAGCACGATACCTTCTGCCAATGGCCAAGTATAGGGCGTTGGGATGTTCTATTACTATGATTACAAGTCGGGGATGTCCCTATAATTGTATTTTTTGCTCAGCGAATGCGATGTTTGGCAAAAGAGTACGTTTCCGTGACCCAGGGCTAGTAGTGGATGAGATCGAAATGCTCGATCGCGATTTTGATTTCTTGCAGATAAACATAGTGGATGACACATTTACGGCGAACCATAAACACGCTGGTCAGGTGTGTGAGGAAATTTTAAGACGTAACATCAGGACTAAATGGAGTGCTTATGCACGGGTAGATACCATGACTAAAGAATTGGCAGAGTTAATGAAACGGGCTGGTTGCACCTGGGTAGTTTTCGGAGTTGAATCTGCTGATGAGGGTATACTTAAAACTATAAAAAAAGGGATCACCCTTGATAAGGTAAGGTCTGGGGTAAAAATAGCCACTGAAGCTGGGATTAAGGTCTTTAATTCATTCATATTTGGACTTCCTGGGGAAACCCCTGATACTGCTCGCAAGTCTATGTCCTTTGCTAAAGAGCTTGAATACAAATATGGTGCGAGTTTTGGTTTCCATATACTGGCACCCATGCCGGGAACGGTTATATATGAAAGGGCTAAGGAATATGGTATTCGTTTTCTAACACGAAACTGGGAACACTATGATGCCAATCGGGTTGTAACTGAGATACCTACCATTAGCGTGCAGATGGTTAATGAGGCTATGGCTATATATAATCAGAATGTGGAAATTGCCCAGCAGGAAATTAAACGCCGAGCTAAGGAGGGAGATTCCGATTACATCGCCATGGTTTTGGGTCAGGAGAAGCAGGAATTCATCTGGAATCTTATTAAGCATGATGTGCTTGATGGTTTGGGAAAGATAACTTTAGCCAAAGAGTTCGATTTAAGTGAGGCTGAGGCGGAATTGTCCAGGCGGATATCGCTGAAACTGAAAAGACCGATTGAAATTGTCCAACGTCAGATATCTGAGTTGTTGAAAGAAGGCCTTTTGCAGTTGCAGCCAGACGGCGACGGGCTGAAGTGGCTTTGGAGTGATGGCAGGCGGCCTGGGTTGCATTAG